Proteins from one Sabethes cyaneus chromosome 2, idSabCyanKW18_F2, whole genome shotgun sequence genomic window:
- the LOC128735803 gene encoding uncharacterized protein LOC128735803, translated as MPSDIESETEKSVDLTQTPCEICGPSTCDEPMIGCDGCFLWFHCRCVEIQVEHAPKKWYCQNKDCQEKAQQMKDAKKSSRSRKTTEESDKSKKGSSLVDARVKALEEKQKKQLQELEAEITLKRKEKQLQRAFEQKKMEMELKMRAEEEEQQMVFQEEMLRKKQEQIDRMKANQRAFEKKMADLDKELAKLSTSKVPKSTPKKADEGKARSSGAGNKSLKLTKANVKKLAEEFENGGAGGADSEEDGEQSETEDEEDADSEEDDEEEDEESEVSSPSVKSKPTKKKSGKEVSQQRVGPTKAQLAARKGLTFKLPKFSGKPSQWPLFYAAYKTSNETCGYMNHENLMRLQESLEGEALELVSGQLLLPESIPRVIEKLRRHYGRPEQLLQNLLDKVNQLEPPKPDNLRSFVPFGNAVEQLCGHLEAADLRQHLINPLLIKSLVAKLPDREKREWVRYRKTKGEPTLRTLTDFLMEIVEDACEADVDVNLMPAYQSKTGSSSFAKKKPKEKGALYCHAEENPAPSPSDQKRLKPCKMCQNTGHRLRHCADFKKLSYADRLKIVTRDKLCHVCLNEHSGTCRFKIRCSVGDCREHHNSLMHPVGNTVGLSAHIRSNCTAMFRMVPVQLHCGGTSITVLAFLDEGASVTLLERKLADRLGVVGVQERLTIRWTADVTREERESRRMNVWASGVSGGTNGKLLLHSVRTVGKLMLPHQRLDVQDLAAQYPHMRDLPIESYDGQPELLIGLNNIHSFAPIEAKVGAPVEPIAVRCKLGWTVYGPRHSTTVGTGNFIGHHQAITNEDLHELLKSHYALEQSVVEIPQESSEDRRAREILERTTKRIGDRFETGLLFKSDEPRFPDSYPMAVKRMKQLEKRLQKNPELQNNVSKQIDEYQEKGYAHLATVEELTGFSPDEVWYLPLNVVQNPKKPDKVRLVWDAAATVLGVSLNSLLLKGPDMLVPLVKVLCGFREWRLAFGGDVKEMFHQMKIRVEDRQKQRFLYRKDPNDPPSIYVMDVATFGSTCSPCSAQFVKNKNADEFAGRYPEAAAAIIKRHYVDDYFDSVESVEEAVKLAREVRLVHRKGGFEIRNWVSNSPEVLQSLGETKPVAPVHFNQDKQTSKERVLGVIWDPNTDEFAFSTTHREGLLPYLFEEKRPTKRIVASCVMGFFDPLGLLSPFTIHGKIIIQHLWRSSCDWDQEIDTKCWELWKQWTELLPEVEAIRIPRCYIGDAKRAEVESLEVHIFTDASEHAYGCVAYLRAVVRGMVHCNLMMSRAKVAPIKRQSIPRLELMGAVLGARLSQSVLENHSYDISRTVFWTDSRTVCSWINSDQHRYKQFVAFRVGEILELTKSDGVWFKGPEFLYRPEDTWPSKESVVEETEEEVRGAVLFHEVVNVEAISSWTRLLRVTATVVRFIDNCQRKRRGESTLTTRATTKQYRILVKAAAKDAAGSSTGTVQTPLKQDELKRAEKILWRHVQWDSFPDEMSILTNNLQRQPGQSLEKVKKNSRIYKCSPVIDDEGVLRMDGRLANSEELPFDKKYPVILSRSHEITQRLIQHYHEEFGHANSETVFNEMRQRFQIPNLRVEIQKVADKCIWCKVHRCLPRSPRMSPLPVDRVTPNRRPFNSVGIDYLGPVEVVVGRRKEKRWVAVFTCLAVRAVHLEVVHSLTTESCRMAITRFRNRFGAPSHIYSDNATCFQGANNEMIRMASINQQCAESMASPSTAWHFNPPGTPHMGGIWERMVRSVKTAMRALDDGRKLTDEILATILAEAAEMINMRPLTYLPQDSAETEALTPNHFLRGTVTCTDTNTEGGPTELAEVLRNDYQRSQYLADKMWARWIKEYLPTINSRSKWFDDQKPLKEGDLVFVVDGKNRKSWKRGIVEAVIKGSDGRVRQVDLRTADRKIQRRGVVNLAVLEVQ; from the exons ATGCCTTCCGACATCGAAAGTGAAACGGAGAAGAGCGTCGACTTGACGCAAACTCCATGTGAAATATGCGGTCCATCGACATGCGACGAGCCGATGATCGGATGCGATGGATGCTTCCTCTGGTTCCATTGCCGTTGTGTGGAAATCCAGGTAGAGCATGCCCCGAAAAAGTGGTACTGTCAAAACAAGGATTGTCAGGAGAAAGCCCAGCAGATGAAGGATGCCAAGAAGTCGTCTCGAAGTCGGAAAACAACCGAAGAGTCGGACAAATCGAAGAAGGGATCCTCTCTCGTAGATGCGAGGGTGAAAGCACTGGAAGAGAAGCAGAAGAAACAGCTTCAGGAGCTAGAGGCGGAAATAACGCTAAAGAGGAAGGAGAAACAGTTGCAGCGCGCGTTTGAACAGAAGAAGATGGAGATGGAGTTGAAAATGCGCgccgaagaagaagaacagcagATGGTGTTCCAGGAGGAAATGCTTCGGAAAAAGCAAGAGCAGATCGATCGAATGAAGGCGAACCAAAGGGCGTTCGAAAAGAAGATGGCGGATCTGGATAAAGAGTTGGCGAAGTTGTCGACAAGCAAGGTGCCGAAATCCACGCCGAAGAAGGCCGATGAAGGTAAAGCACGATCGTCCGGTGCAGGAAACAAGTCGTTGAAGCTGACCAAAGCAAACGTAAAGAAGCTTGCCGAAGAATTCGAGAACGGTGGTGCAGGCGGTGCGGACAGTGAAGAGGACGGGGAGCAGAGTGAAACCGAGGACGAGGAAGATGCTGATAGCGAAGAAGACGATGAAGAGGAGGACGAAGAGTCTGAAGTGTCCAGTCCGTCGGTGAAGAGCAAACcgacaaagaagaaaagtgGGAAAGAAGTGAGTCAACAGCGGGTAGGACCGACAAAGGCTCAGCTAGCTGCGAGAAAGGGGTTGACCTTTAAACTTCCGAAGTTCTCGGGCAAACCTTCGCAATGGCCTCTTTTCTATGCGGCCTACAAAACGTCAAACGAGACCTGTGGCTATATGAACCACGAGAACCTAATGAGATTGCAGGAATCCCTCGAAGGCGAAGCTCTCGAATTGGTATCCGGTCAACTACTCCTCCCTGAGTCGATTCCGCGAGTTATCGAgaagctgcgtcgccattacGGTCGTCCGGAACAACTACTACAGAATCTTCTGGACAAAGTTAACCAACTGGAGCCACCTAAGCCAGATAATCTGCGTAGTTTCGTTCCTTTCGGGAATGCCGTGGAACAACTTTGCGGACACTTAGAAGCCGCGGATCTTCGGCAACATCTCATCAACCCGTTGCTCATCAAGTCTTTGGTCGCCAAGCTTCCTGATCGGGAAAAACGAGAGTGGGTGCGTTACCGGAAGACCAAAGGAGAGCCGACGCTTCGCACTCTGACGGATTTCCTTATGGAGATTGTCGAAGATGCCTGTGAGGCAGATGTCGACGTAAATCTCATGCCAGCGTACCAGTCCAAAACCGGGTCGTCGTCATTCGCAAAGAAAAAACCGAAGGAAAAGGGTGCGCTGTACTGCCATGCAGAGGAGAATCCAGCGCCCAGTCCCAGCGATCAAAAGAGGTTGAAGCCATGCAAAATGTGCCAAAACACAGGACACCGTCTTCGTCATTGTGCCGATTTCAAGAAGCTGTCGTACGCGGATCGGTTGAAGATAGTGACCCGTGATAAACTGTGCCACGTCTGCCTCAACGAGCACAGCGGTACCTGTAGGTTCAAAATTCGCTGTAGTGTCGGAGATTGTAGGGAGCACCACAACTCTCTAATGCATCCCGTCGGAAACACAGTCGGCTTGAGTGCACACATCCGATCTAATTGTACTGCTATGTTTCGGATGGTACCGGTACAGCTTCATTGCGGTGGAACCTCGATCACAGTACTGGCATTCCTTGACGAGGGTGCCTCTGTAACGCTGTTGGAGCGGAAGCTAGCCGACCGACTAGGTGTCGTTGGCGTACAAGAGCGACTGACGATTAGGTGGACGGCCGATGTCACACGCGAGGAAAGGGAATCTCGGCGAATGAATGTTTGGGCGTCGGGAGTCAGTGGCGGTACCAACGGTAAGCTGTTACTGCACAGTGTCCGGACAGTTGGAAAATTGATGCTTCCCCATCAAAGACTGGATGTCCAGGACCTTGCCGCGCAATATCCTCATATGCGGGACCTGCCAATCGAGTCATACGACGGTCAGCCGGAATTGTTAATCGGATTGAACAATATCCACTCGTTTGCTCCGATAGAAGCCAAGGTAGGGGCACCAGTTGAACCTATTGCGGTTCGCTGCAAACTTGGGTGGACCGTATACGGCCCACGGCACTCTACTACGGTTGGAACTGGCAATTTCATCGGCCATCACCAAGCCATAACGAACGAGGACCTACATGAGCTCCTCAAAAGCCACTACGCTCTGGAACAGTCGGTGGTAGAGATACCACAGGAATCATCGGAGGACAGGCGTGCCCGGGAGATCCTCGAGCGGACAACCAAACGAATAGGTGACCGTTTCGAAACCGGCCTACTGTTCAAATCAGATGAACCCCGATTCCCGGACAGTTATCCCATGGCTGTCAAGAGAATGAAGCAACTGGAAAAGCGACTACAGAAGAACCCGGAGCTGCAGAATAACGTGAGTAAGCAAATCGACGAGTATCAGGAGAAGGGGTacgctcatttggctacagtGGAAGAGCTGACCGGATTTTCACCCGACGAGGTCTGGTATCTGCCACTCAATGTTGTACAAAACCCGAAAAAACCTGATAAGGTACGCTTGGTGTGGGATGCCGCAGCCACTGTGTTAGGAGTTTCGCTGAACTCGCTGCTGCTGAAAGGGCCAGACATGCTTGTACCGTTGGTAAAGGTTCTCTGTGGTTTCCGAGAATGGCGACTCGCTTTCGGCGGAGATGTGAAGGAAATGTTCCACCAGATGAAGATTCGCGTCGAGGACAGACAAAAGCAACGGTTTCTCTATAGGAAGGATCCAAACGATCCACCGAGTATTTACGTCATGGACGTAGCAACCTTTGGGTCGACATGTTCCCCATGTTCGGCCCAAttcgtaaaaaacaaaaacgcagaCGAGTTCGCTGGTCGATACCCGGAAGCAGCCGCGGCCATCATTAAACGGCACTACGTAGACGATTATTTCGACAGCGTTGAATCCGTCGAAGAAGCAGTAAAGCTGGCGCGAGAGGTGCGTTTGGTACACCGAAAGGGAGGCTTCGAAATCCGGAACTGGGTGTCTAACTCGCCAGAGGTGCTCCAGAGTCTAGGAGAGACGAAACCAGTCGCACCAGTACACTTTAACCAGGACAAACAAACGTCGAAGGAGCGAGTTCTAGGAGTGATCTGGGATCCGAACACAGATGAATTCGCATTCTCTACGACCCACCGCGAAGGGTTACTTCCGTACCTGTTCGAAGAAAAGAGGCCGACAAAACGGATTGTAGCAAGCTGCGTGATGGGGTTCTTCGATCCGCTCGGTTTGTTGtcaccatttaccatccacggCAAAATCATCATCCAACACCTGTGGCGTTCCAGCTGCGATTGGGATCAGGAGATCGATACCAAGTGCTGGGAGTTGTGGAAGCAGTGGACCGAGCTGTTGCCAGAAGTGGAAGCCATACGAATTCCACGTTGCTACATCGGCGATGCGAAGCGCGCTGAAGTCGAGTCATTGGAAGTGCACATCTTTACTGATGCCAGCGAACATGCGTACGGATGCGTGGCGTACCTACGAGCGGTGGTGAGGGGCATGGTACATTGCAATCTGATGATGTCGCGAGCGAAGGTTGCACCGATAAAGCGGCAATCAATCCCTCGTCTAGAGTTAATGGGCGCGGTTCTCGGGGCCCGTCTGAGTCAGTCGGTTTTGGAAAACCATTCGTACGACATCTCTCGCACCGTCTTCTGGACAGATTCTCGCACGGTTTGTAGCTGGATCAACTCCGACCAACATCGCTACAAGCAATTCGTAGCATTCCGCGTTGGAGAAATCCTAGAGCTCACTAAG AGCGATGGTGTATGGTTCAAAGGACCGGAATTCCTGTACCGTCCAGAAGATACGTGGCCATCGAAAGAGTCGGTCGTTGAAGAAACGGAGGAAGAAGTACGAGGGGCAGTTTTGTTCCACGAAGTGGTGAATGTAGAAGCAATCTCTTCGTGGACAAGACTTCTACGAGTGACGGCTACGGTAGTGCGCTTCATCGACAATTGCCAGCGTAAACGTCGTGGCGAGTCGACTTTAACAACACGGGCTACGACGAAGCAGTATCGTATATTAGTGAAAGCGGCGGCGAAAGATGCGGCAGGTTCATCAACTGGAACAGTGCAAACCCCCCTCAAGCAAGATGAACTCAAGCGGGCAGAAAAAATCCTGTGGCGTCATGTGCAGTGGGACAGTTTTCCGGATGAGATGAGCATTCTCACGAACAATTTGCAACGCCAACCTGGGCAGTCGTTAGAGAAGGTCAAGAAGAATAGCCGCATCTACAAGTGTTCACCAGTGATAGACGACGAAGGCGTGTTGCGTATGGACGGGAGGCTAGCGAATTCCGAGGAACTCCCATTCGACAAAAAGTACCCAGTCATCCTATCGCGATCGCACGAGATCACACAGCGGTTGATTCAACACTACCATGAGGAGTTCGGGCACGCAAACTCCGAGACGGTTTTCAACGAAATGAGACAGCGGTTTCAAATTCCAAATCTGCGTGTGGAGATCCAGAAGGTAGCTGACAAATGCATATGGTGCAAGGTGCATAGATGCCTTCCAAGGTCGCCGAGGATGTCTCCATTGCCAGTTGATCGGGTTACGCCGAATCGACGGCCTTTCAACTCCGTAGGCATCGATTATCTGGGCCCGGTGGAAGTAGTAGTCGGACGGCGAAAGGAGAAGCGTTGGGTGGCCGTATTCACTTGTTTAGCCGTAAGAGCAGTGCACCTGGAAGTTGTGCACAGTTTGACGACGGAGTCTTGTCGGATGGCCATCACTCGTTTCCGTAACAGGTTCGGGGCGCCAAGTCATATATATTCCGACAATGCTACGTGTTTCCAGGGTGCAAACAACGAAATGATTCGGATGGCGAGCATCAATCAACAATGTGCTGAAAGTATGGCCAGTCCCTCTACCGCCTGGCACTTCAATCCTCCTGGAACGCCGCATATGGGCGGCATCTGGGAACGCATGGTGCGATCGGTGAAGACAGCAATGCGAGCACTGGATGATGGAAGGAAGCTTACGGACGAGATTCTGGCGACAATCCTTGCGGAAGCGGCCGAAATGATAAATATGCGTCCGCTGACCTACTTGCCGCAAGATTCGGCAGAAACGGAGGCGCTGACCCCAAATCACTTTCTCAGGGGAACAGTGACCTGTACCGATACAAACACGGAAGGTGGGCCAACGGAACTTGCGGAGGTACTGCGAAATGACTACCAGCGATCGCAGTATCTCGCTGACAAAATGTGGGCTAGATGGATCAAGGAGTACCTGCCGACCATCAACAGCCGATCAAAGTGGTTCGACGACCAGAAGCCGCTAAAAGAGGGCGACCTAGTGTTCGTGGTCGACGGTAAAAACCGGAAGAGTTGGAAGCGTGGCATCGTGGAGGCAGTGATCAAGGGATCAGATGGAAGAGTACGACAGGTGGACTTAAGAACTGCAGACCGTAAGATTCAAAGACGTGGTGTGGTGAACTTGGCGGTGTTAGAGGTTCAGTAA